In Oryza sativa Japonica Group chromosome 1, ASM3414082v1, the genomic stretch ACGATTGATTTCGCGTGGTGGCGATTGGATCTAATTACCCGTGTGTGTACTACTCCGCTCCTCCGATTTTAAATATACTCCGCAATTATTAacttgtttattttttgttttgttgttctTCAATTCTCTAGGTAATACTTAGATATTAGACACATGCATgcttaagtatatatatacgtcTTCACTTCAATTAACTAACTGATAAATTCTCCTAAAAATTCAGAGAAGAAAGTGACAAACGGACGTAGTTCTATGATTCGACTCGGGGGATCGGAACGAAAACAAGTACTGTAACCAcccgtactccctccgttccgttCCAAATTAtacattgttttgttttgggtTTGTCGAAGTCAAAACTTAAATTACTTAAttgttaattttgattaaatttatattgTTGTATAAAATATAGGtagaaaaattatagaaaaataatggGAAGGAAACAATGCCAAAACTGTTTGTCGGTGGAGGACGACAATTAAGAGTGATAAACTAAGCTTTCATCAGTAGAAATCAACCACTTATTGTTATATAACATTGGAGCCTTGAAGAGGACAATGCATGGCTACAGACACACAGAAACGTAGCGTACGGAGACACACAAACACAATTACATTTGTAGCCAGGATGTAGAAAGCAGCAGCTTCGTACATCGATCACAATATACGTACACACACACGATATAGCTAGATCGACTTGCTAGTAGCTAGGGCAGTACGTGAAGAACACGTACATACATACTAACATACATATGGCTACAATATAATCCTGCAGGGACCAAAATTTTGTAGCCAGCATAGCTTACACGTCACGTAGAGTAATACTAATACGTACgcctgccatgcatgcatgcacatggaTACACCAAGGAAATGCACACACTAGTACACTACTATATGATCGAGCAACCACAACACACCAGCACGCTAGTGCACGTACGTCTCACTTGCGGCCCAGGTTCTTTTTGGCCTCCTTGAGCATCTTGTCGTCGGGCTCGATGAGCACGGCGCCGGTGTCGTCGTCGGCGCGCTCCTTGCCGGACTCCGTCGTGCGGCTCAGCCCTCCCTTCTTACGCCCTGCACACGTATACACTATTACGCCAATATAAACGTACGTACACATCAAATCGATCAGAACGTGTAAAAGATATAGcacaaaagagagaagaaacatAAAAAGGACACGGGCCTTCGGCGAGGCGCTCCTGGGCGTCGAGGCTCTTGCCGCCGGTGCCGCTCTTGATGACGGTCTTGCCGTCGTCGCGGGCGCGCCGGTCCAGCTCCGCCCGGATCTCCGGGTCCTGCAgctccgccgccttctccgcctgCTGCGCCATCGATGCGTACGTACGTGCTCTAAGCTAAGCTACCCTACGTACGTATACTAAACCAACCAACGGCTAATATGCGCTAGGCTTTATTTCCTCGTGGCGAGATTGAGATAAGCTAGCGATGGATCGATGCCTCCGCTTTGCGCGGCTCGGCACCGCTACTTATACGGAGGCCGATGCGATGAGCACGATACGCACCACgccgcgcgcatgcgccgctGCTACGTACTCACGTAGCCGCGGCCGTTTAAccgaggcagcagcagcagggcggCGTGGTGGCCATGCGCGGgtggcacgcgcgcgcgggttcAGAGACCACGGGTAAacacgcggcggccgcggggggAGGTTGGGTTTCACCGCGCGACGGGTGGCGGTGTCGCCGCGCTCGGCGCTCGCCCGTGGTGAAAAGCGAAGCGGAACACGTACGTACCGTGTCTGCCGTCGGTGGATCCGTGGATGCGTGCGAGCGCGACATGTGGGTGCTTAGCCGATGGGCCGTAACGTAAGCCTTTCTCTCTCCATCGGCCTCTCTAGctggtggaaaaaaaatcgaaaaaagAGTCTACCTACGGGCTTGGCTTTTGGGCCGGCCTGGCTGTGTCCAGTTCGTCTTTGGAAAACATAAaggcttaaaaaaaatctgttgacatatttttctttaaatatactactattgctatggataaaataaaaaatatattataatactatataaaataaataaaatcatatttttcatcaatatGTTACTCACCtctttgctaaaaaaaaactcacatcaatttaattttatatgatgCTATCCATGTATTTAGATCTAATTGTTTTTTACATATTAAGAAGTTCAAGGGTTATGTGTAAAAACTGCAATTAGAGTGGGTTGACAGATTCACTGACACCACTATTAAGTTCAAGGGGTTAGTAGAGATGTTGATCGATTTCCGATCCATTAAATATGTTGACACAACCGCTCTAACCAACTGAGCAAGAATACTTTTCTTATTTGAATTAAAATTATACCTTACCTACACCACAATTACATATGAATTAGACCATATTATATctagcatactccctccgtttcaaaatgtttaacaccgttgactttttagcacatgtttgaccgttcgtcttattaaaaaaatttatgaaatatgtaaaactatatgtgtacatgaaaatatatttaacaatgaatcaaatgatatgaaaagaataaataattacttaatttttttaataaaacgaatggtcaaacacgtactaaaaagtcaacggtgtcaaacattttgaaacagaaaaagtatattttaagaaaaatattgcTGGCATACTTTTTACATACACCCATGAAAAATACACTATGGCTatgttcggttaatccccaaGAGGGAGCGATTGAAGaggatttattccacacctacTCTGGTGTAGAATTATTTCCCCTCAAACACCTCCAATCTTTTTCAACCCCTCTAAACTGAACAAGGCCTACAACAGTGCAGCTTGCGGATGTGCAACAAGCAGGGACAAAATAATTGGGAGAATCATCCGCATGCAACACCTTTATGACCAACAAATAATCgattttcctatgttttttatCCAGATATCTACTTCTTTCTAGAAGGTTTTTCATTGCATTCGTTGAGTCGTCGTAAAAATACTAGTTTGGcataaagagagagaaaaggtatAGCACTAAAGGTGTAACAAAGTGCGTGTCATGGCGAATGAGGTTTGCCATTACCGTCTTGTATATTTTGTCAAAAAGGAGGAATGACTATACCTAGCGCGTCCGAAAGGGGGCAGTTTTCATCGGCCCAGAACGTCAAAAGATCCTCTAGAACAAGGTTACATTAGTTCAAAAGCCAGTTTGGCTAAATGCACATGGAACTTGCATACAAGTTACAACTACTCTGAGATATGACCGGCAAGTTTCTCTCTTTCAGGCTTTTAGCTGTGATTTTCCACTGTGTCtggaattaattaacaaaacttCTAGTACTCGTTTTTTTTTCCGGATAATATAACACTTTCATAGTCGAATTTATGTTTTACATGTATGGAAGTTTTTGCCTGATGAGAATTTTACCACATGGTCAAAAGGTTCATCTGACTATTCTCTGATGAACAGTCTACTATACGGTATGTTGTTAtgtgcgaaaactttttatataaaaatcgctttaaaatatcaaatatatccatttatcaagtttgtaataattaaaagttaattaatcacatgttaatagCTTTCTTGTTTTGCGTGCACTAACTTCATAAGTTTCAAACATCATCTGAACCTGTTTCCTCATCAAGCGTCACATGTCACCTTACACAGAGATCTCCAAACAATTCGTTCATAAGGTTACTCCTGGGGAGATGTTTTCTTCAGTTATCTCAAAAAGGAcaagaaagaacacatcaatcATCATAGTGTGGAGT encodes the following:
- the LOC4324064 gene encoding em-like protein is translated as MAQQAEKAAELQDPEIRAELDRRARDDGKTVIKSGTGGKSLDAQERLAEGRKKGGLSRTTESGKERADDDTGAVLIEPDDKMLKEAKKNLGRK